The following proteins come from a genomic window of Lolium rigidum isolate FL_2022 chromosome 5, APGP_CSIRO_Lrig_0.1, whole genome shotgun sequence:
- the LOC124656245 gene encoding protein ACCELERATED CELL DEATH 6-like, translated as MRPPKQASTFMMLPKLLMAARSGDIKLLGDHLNGEDDAAAALAGPVVVDVLEGSLPIRRDPTLPALPAAVAAALSGVTSRGDSVLHVVAASGDGQEFLQCAELICNKASNLVRDSCNRNDDTPLHCAARAGNVSMVSHLISLVRRDHGAVAAKALLRKQNKNGETVLHEAVRLATGGDIVKLLMSADPELAGVPETGTSPLYLAISLGRDGTAQLLHDTDGGLSYSGPDGQSALHAAVLKGKGMTKMLLEWNKDLAKQADGFGDTPLHVAASVERSGMDTVLGSSFWFFFSSNMCGMTELLVGANISCVYQPDQDGSFPIHVAASMGRLNVIKILLDKCPDCAALLDGKARTFLHVAVVKKRQNIVAFACKDPGLASILNMRDDDLNTALHLAVYSGDLHSFGYLICNTKVLLDLANSKGHTPLDVSECVVNHTGIHYGSNAQSWIRRLLASTTKGGCNSGRQDRFHEAHVPILDYVEESRKMTDSTQYLGISSVLIVTITFAAAFAPPGGYRQDDHPNAGTATLAGSYAFDAFVISNTMAFICSSLATFGLMYSGMTAIDLGIRAWYFTGSLILLRSSVRSLGAAFALGIYLAIAPVARITAVMVCVITSALVLFGNRYIAHTVTQTVSLHLRLGIRRACMGLAVTVLVNILFEYWSYIIIFGLPACIKYHNGN; from the exons ATGCGACCGCCCAAGCAAGCTTCCACGTTCATGATGCTCCCCAAGCTGCTTATGGCCGCACGCAGCGGCGACATTAAGCTTTTGGGCGACCACCTAAACGGGGAAGACGATGCAGCAGCAGCACTGGCAGGTCCGGTCGTGGTGGACGTGCTTGAGGGAAGCCTCCCTATCCGGCGGGATCCTACATTGCCGGCGCTgccggcagctgtggcggcggcCCTCTCCGGAGTCACATCTCGGGGTGACTCCGTCCTCCACGTGGTTGCAGCATCTGGGGACGGCCAGGAGTTTCTGCAGTGCGCGGAGCTCATATGCAACAAGGCCAGTAACCTTGTCCGCGACAGCTGCAACAGGAACGacgacacacccttgcattgcgcTGCAAGGGCGGGGAATGTGTCAATGGTCTCGCACCTCATTTCTTTGGTTCGACGAGACCATGGCGCGGTCGCTGCCAAAGCATTGCTGAGGAAGCAGAACAAGAATGGGGAGACCGTCTTGCACGAGGCAGTCCGATTGGCCACGGGTGGTGACATTGTCAAGCTCCTCATGTCGGCGGATCCAGAGCTGGCTGGAGTTCCGGAGACTGGAACCTCACCGCTGTACCTAGCCATCTCGTTAGGCCGTGACGGCACGGCGCAGTTGCTTCATGACACAGATGGTGGCCTTTCATACTCTGGCCCAGACGGACAGAGCGCTTTGCATGCTGCAGTTCTCAAAGGCAAAG GGATGACAAAGATGTTGTTAGAATGGAACAAGGATCTAGCAAAGCAAGCGGATGGATTTGGGGACACGCCTCTTCACGTTGCTGCTTCGGTGGAACGTTCAGGAATGGACACCGTACTTGGGTCTTCGTtttggtttttcttctcctcgaaTATGTGCGGTATGACCGAACTTCTCGTGGGTGCCAACATATCTTGTGTATACCAGCCGGATCAAGACGGCTCCTTCCCTATTCATGTGGCTGCCTCAATGGGTAGGCTTAATGTCATCAAAATTCTGTTGGACAAGTGCCCTGATTGTGCTGCATTGCTCGATGGCAAGGCAAGGACATTCCTCCATGTTGCTGTGGTGAAGAAGAGGCAAAACATAGTTGCTTTTGCCTGCAAAGATCCCGGGCTTGCATCGATTCTTAACATGCGGGATGATGATTTGAACACAGCGCTACACCTAGCAGTGTATTCAGGGGATCTGCATAGCTTTGGCTATCTGATATGCAACACAAAGGTACTCTTGGATCTGGCCAACAGTAAGGGGCATACCCCTCTGGATGTTTCAGAATGTGTGGTCAATCATACTGGGATTCATTACGGATCG AATGCGCAGAGCTGGATACGTCGGCTGCTGGCATCGACGACCAAGGGAGGATGTAATAGCGGTAGGCAAGACCGCTTCCATGAAGCTCACGTCCCCATACTAGATTACGTCGAGGAGTCGAGGAAGATGACGGACTCCACCCAGTATCTGGGCATCAGCTCGGTGCTCATCGTAACAATCACATTCGCGGCGGCATTTGCACCACCCGGTGGTTACAGGCAAGACGACCACCCCAACGCTGGTACAGCGACGCTCGCGGGGAGCTACGCCTTCGACGCATTCGTCATCTCCAACACCATGGCTTTCATCTGCTCCAGCCTAGCAACCTTTGGCCTCATGTACTCCGGCATGACCGCGATCGACTTGGGCATCCGCGCCTGGTACTTCACTGGGTCTCTCATACTGCTGCGGAGCTCGGTCAGGAGCCTGGGCGCTGCTTTTGCCTTGGGGATATACCTGGCTATTGCTCCGGTTGCTCGCATCACCGCCGTTATGGTTTGTGTTATCACCTCAGCCCTGGTACTCTTCGGCAACAGGTACATTGCTCACACGGTGACGCAGACGGTATCACTGCATCTCAGACTGGGAATCCGCCGGGCGTGCATGGGATTAGCTGTTACGGTCCTGGTCAACATACTGTTCGAATATTGGTCCTACATAATAATCTTTGGATTGCCTGCATGTATCAAGTATCACAACGGAAACTGA